One genomic segment of Alkalimarinus alittae includes these proteins:
- the hda gene encoding DnaA regulatory inactivator Hda, protein MKSTVQADNPQQLTLSVKLRQDASFENFLGAANQKNSHILLHALNSAELFVYLCGDQSSGKTHLLNASCNALEAQGKRVMFLSLKDIGVFDKQLFDGLESFDAVMLDDIDLLFDDLEREEALFDLYNRLRSNGKMLTVTASQPVANQTLKLADLRSRLGAGLLLQLFKLTDEEKAVALKSKAKDKGLILGDETAAYIMKRSDRSLDELFALLDQLDDASLSAQRRLTVPFVKSVLGW, encoded by the coding sequence ATGAAAAGTACTGTTCAGGCTGATAACCCTCAGCAGCTGACTCTGTCCGTCAAGCTTCGTCAAGACGCCTCTTTCGAAAATTTTTTAGGCGCGGCGAATCAAAAAAATAGTCATATTTTACTGCATGCCCTCAATTCCGCTGAGCTATTTGTTTACCTTTGTGGTGATCAGTCGAGTGGTAAAACGCATTTATTGAATGCTTCTTGTAATGCGTTAGAAGCACAGGGTAAGCGAGTAATGTTTCTCTCGCTGAAAGATATCGGGGTGTTTGATAAGCAGCTATTTGATGGGTTGGAATCTTTTGATGCAGTTATGCTCGACGACATTGACCTACTATTTGATGATCTTGAGCGTGAAGAAGCGCTTTTTGACCTCTATAATCGCTTACGTAGCAACGGTAAAATGTTAACGGTTACTGCTTCTCAACCCGTGGCGAATCAAACATTAAAGCTGGCTGACTTACGGTCAAGATTAGGTGCAGGCTTGCTATTGCAGCTATTTAAACTGACCGATGAAGAGAAAGCAGTCGCGCTTAAATCGAAAGCTAAAGACAAGGGGTTGATTTTAGGCGATGAAACCGCTGCCTATATCATGAAGCGAAGTGACCGTAGCCTTGATGAACTATTTGCTTTGTTAGACCAACTTGATGATGCCTCATTAAGTGCTCAGCGCCGACTGACGGTCCCATTTGTGAAGTCGGTCTTAGGTTGGTAA
- a CDS encoding ParA family protein yields the protein MKRVIFNLKGGVGKSSITSNLAAISAAEGLRTLVVDLDPQGNSSHYLLGKPTADLKDTIGDMFEQTVAFNIFNKKPEDFVHATPFDNLYVLPSSPELDYLERKLEAKHKIYKLRDALNKLGETFDRIYIDTAPALNFYTRSALIAADRCLIPFDCDDFSRQALYQIMGEIQDLQEDHNQGLSVEGIIANQFLPRASLPRQLISELLEEQLPVLPVRLSSSVKMKESHQAKSPLIHFAPKHPLTKQFIDLHKVLNGEKVALEAL from the coding sequence ATGAAGCGTGTCATATTTAATTTAAAAGGTGGAGTAGGTAAGTCTAGTATTACCTCGAATTTGGCGGCGATTAGTGCTGCTGAGGGCTTGAGAACGCTGGTTGTTGACCTAGACCCGCAGGGCAATTCTAGTCATTATTTACTGGGTAAGCCAACCGCTGACTTGAAAGACACCATTGGTGACATGTTCGAGCAAACCGTTGCGTTTAATATTTTTAACAAGAAACCAGAAGATTTTGTTCATGCAACGCCGTTTGATAACCTTTATGTGTTGCCGTCTAGCCCAGAGCTCGATTATCTTGAGCGAAAGCTCGAAGCTAAGCATAAAATTTACAAATTAAGAGACGCGTTGAACAAACTGGGTGAAACCTTCGATCGTATCTATATTGATACGGCTCCAGCCCTTAACTTTTACACTCGATCAGCGTTGATTGCAGCAGATCGTTGCTTGATTCCATTTGATTGTGATGACTTTTCCCGTCAGGCGCTTTATCAAATTATGGGTGAGATTCAAGATTTACAAGAAGACCATAACCAAGGGCTATCGGTAGAAGGCATTATTGCCAACCAATTTTTACCAAGAGCGAGCTTGCCACGTCAGTTAATTAGCGAACTGTTAGAAGAGCAGCTACCTGTATTACCTGTTCGACTTTCTTCATCTGTTAAGATGAAAGAATCTCACCAAGCTAAGAGTCCGTTAATACACTTCGCCCCTAAGCACCCGTTAACCAAGCAGTTTATCGATTTACATAAAGTGCTCAACGGTGAAAAAGTCGCGTTAGAAGCGCTTTAG